GCAGGCGGCACAGAAGACTCTCGCCGCCGGTGCATCGGGTTCGGCACGGTTGTCGTACGAGCTGCAGCGCCGCAGTGCCGGCCAGGATCTGGCCGCGATCTATCGACTGGAGTACATCGTCGCCCTGCATTGCGCCGCCCACGGTGATTTCGCCGAAGGCATCCGCGCGTTGCTGATCGACAAGGACCGCAATCCGCAGTGGAACCCGGCCACCCTGGCCGAGGCCACCGGCGCGTGGGCCGACACCTTCTTCGCTTCCCCCTGGGCCGATGCCGCGCATCCGCTGGCCGACCTGGGCACTCCCCTTGTTGAAAGGAGCCTTGCATGAGCCACATTGCATTCATCGGGTTGGGCAACATGGGTGGCCCGATGGCCGCCAACCTGGTCAAGAACGGCCACAGCGTGCGCGTGTTCGATCTGGTTCCGGCCGCGGTGCAGGCTGCCGTCGATGCCGGTGCCAGCGCGGCCGCATCGGCGCGCGAAACCCTGGCCGATGCCGAGGTGGTGATCTCGATGCTGCCGGCCAGCCGCCACGTCGAAGGCGTGTACCTGGGCGACGACGGCATCCTCGCCGCGATCCCGACCGGTGCGCTGGTCATCGACTGCAGCACGATCGCCCCGGCCAGCGCCCGCAAGGTCTCTGAGGCCGCCGCCGCGCGTGGCCTGCAGATGATCGACGCGCCGGTATCCGGCGGTACCGCCGGCGCCCAGGCAGGCACCCTGACCTTCATCGTTGGTGGCGAGGAGGACGCGCTGGAGCGCGCTCGCCCGGTGCTGCAGGCAATGGGCAAGAACATCTTCCACGTGGGCGCCAGCGGTGCCGGCCAGGTGGCCAAGCTGTGCAACAACATGGCGCTGGGCGTGATCATGGCCGTCACCGGCGAAGCCATCGCACTCGGCGTGGCGCACGGGCTGGACCCGAAGGTGCTGTCGCAGATGATGGCGGTCAGCACCGGCCGCAGCTGGGCCACCGAAGTGTGCAACCCGTGGCCGGGCGTGCTGGAAAACGCCCCGGCTTCGCGCGGCTACAGCGGCGGTTTCGGCAGTGATCTGATGCTGAAGGACATGGGCCTGGCGGTGGAAGCGGCGATGAGTGTCGGCGCTTCGATTCCGCTGGGCGAAGTGGCCCGGAACCTGTACTCGATGAATCACCAGGCCGGCCGCGGCAAGCTGGATTTCTCCAGCGTCGTGCAGCTCATCACGAGCGAGAAGTGACCTGGTAGCGCCGGCCGCTGGCCGGCAACCTCATGCCCCCGTGCGGGACAACGAAGGTGGGATGGGCGGATGTTCGGTTTCGACCGGCATCCGCCCATTTTTTTCTGCAGTGGTAGTGCCGGCCGCTGGCCGGCATCACCGCATCAGGCAACGATCAGCGTCACGTCGATGTTGCCGCGGGTGGCATTCGAGTACGGGCACACGATGTGCGCCTTCTGCACCAGCTCTTCCACCTGCTCGCGCGGCACGCCCGGCACGTTGATGGTCAGCTCGGCTTCGATGCCGAAACCGGTCGGGATCTGGCCGATGCCGACCTTGCCGGTGACAGTGGTGTCGGCCGGCAGCGCGACCTTGGCCTGGCCGGCCACGAACTTCAGCGCACCCAGGAAGCAGGCCGAGTAGCCAGCGGCGAACAGCTGTTCCGGGTTGGTGCCCGGGCCGCCGGCGCCACCCAGCTCGCGCGGGGTCGACAGCTGGATATCCAGCACGTTGTCGGACGAGACGGAACGGCCTTCACGGCCGCCGGTAGAGGTGGCCTGGGCGG
This portion of the Stenotrophomonas sp. WZN-1 genome encodes:
- the mmsB gene encoding 3-hydroxyisobutyrate dehydrogenase — protein: MSHIAFIGLGNMGGPMAANLVKNGHSVRVFDLVPAAVQAAVDAGASAAASARETLADAEVVISMLPASRHVEGVYLGDDGILAAIPTGALVIDCSTIAPASARKVSEAAAARGLQMIDAPVSGGTAGAQAGTLTFIVGGEEDALERARPVLQAMGKNIFHVGASGAGQVAKLCNNMALGVIMAVTGEAIALGVAHGLDPKVLSQMMAVSTGRSWATEVCNPWPGVLENAPASRGYSGGFGSDLMLKDMGLAVEAAMSVGASIPLGEVARNLYSMNHQAGRGKLDFSSVVQLITSEK
- a CDS encoding organic hydroperoxide resistance protein — translated: MSIEKVLYTAQATSTGGREGRSVSSDNVLDIQLSTPRELGGAGGPGTNPEQLFAAGYSACFLGALKFVAGQAKVALPADTTVTGKVGIGQIPTGFGIEAELTINVPGVPREQVEELVQKAHIVCPYSNATRGNIDVTLIVA